Genomic window (Aquimarina sp. BL5):
TAAAGGATTTTTTTGATTTATTTAATCAAAATCTACCACAGGATATAAGAGCTATAAGCATACAGGAGACAGATGAGCAATTTAATATCATACAACATCCAAAAATAAAAGAGTACATATATCTTTTTACTTTTGGTAAAAAGTTTCATCCTTTTAGTGCGCCATTTATGTATAATATCACGGAAGATCTTAATATTGATTTAATGGTAACAGCAGCCAAATTATTTGAAGGAAAGCATAATTTCAGATCCTATTGCCATAGACCGAATGAGAATACAATTGTACATGGAGAAATTATACAATGTGAAATTGTAAAGAATACTTTATATACAGCTAGTTTTTTTCCGGAAGAAAGTTATTTACTTCGAGTAAAGGGAGAAGGGTTTAAAAGAAACCAAATTCGATTGATGATGGGAGTATTATTAGATCTGGGAAAAGGCAAAATAGATATAGATTTTATTAAACAGACATTAGATCCGGATAGAGAAAAGATAACTTTAGAACATATTGTTCCAGGTTCCGGATTGATTTTAAATTCAGTAACACTTAAAAATGAAATATTATGAAAGTAGTATCTACTAATATTGGAGAACCGCAGACTATTTCATGGAGAGGGAAAGAAGTAAAGACAGGGATTTATAAATACCCCGTTATAGAACCTATTTTTCTTGATACCGAAGATGTAAAAGGTGATCACGTTATGGATCGGCGTGTTCATGGCGGTGTTGACAAAGCCTGTTATTTATATGCAGCAGAACATTATCCATACTGGAAAGGCAAATATCCTGATCTAGATTGGAGTTATGGTATGTTTGGTGAAAACCTTACGGTTTTGGGGCTAGATGAAGGTATTATTAAAATAGGAGATGTATATCAATTAGGAGATGCCATAGTTCAGGTTTCGCAACCAAGACAACCTTGTTATAAATTAGGAGTGCGTTTCGGAACACAAACTGTTTTAAAACAGTTTATCGAAGCCATGATGCCAGGTGTTTATCTAAGAGTTTTGACTTCTGGAGAAGTTAAAACAGACGATGTTTTGATGGCAGAGGAAATACATAAGGATGGAATATCTATTCGTGATATGTATCGATTGCTTTATGATCAAAATTCATATTTAGATTTGGCTAAAAAAGCACTTGACAATCCTTTTGTTACCGTAAACAACAAGAAAAGTATCTTGAATCGGTATGGGAGTTCCATTTCTAAATAAAAAGATAATTGTTAAGTATTGATTATCATAAAGAAAGTAAAAAGAAATCAACGTATACAATAGATTAAGGAAGAATAAGGCCCCTTTATTAATGAATACAAGAGAAGTTAAAAATCTAATTGTTGGAGCAGGACCTGCAGGTCTCGCTATAGCCGGTCGTTTTAGAAAACAAAGTATTCCTTTTGAAATAGTTGAGCAGACCGATAAAATTGCATGGAGTTGGCATAACCACTACGACCGGTTATTATTACATACAGTAAAAGAACTTTCTCATTTACCTCATTTAGAATTTCCAGAAGAATTTCCAAGATATGTTCCGAAAGCTAAACTAGCTGCTTACTATGAGAGCTATGCAAAACATTTTAATATTAAACCTAGATTCAATTTAGAAGTTCAATCTATTAAAAAAGAAAATGATTATTGGATCGTTACCACCAATAAAGAAAATTACAAATCATACAATGTAATTGTTGCCACTGGAGTGAATAGAATTCCCTTTTTACCAGTTTGGAAAAATCAGGAAAATTATAAAGGTGAAATTATTCATAGTAGACATTATAAAAATGTAATTCCTTTTAAGAATAAGAAAGTACTTATAATAGGTATGGGGAATACAGGAGCTGAATTAGCACTGGATCTTAGCGAACACGATATCGATGTCACCATTTCTGTAAGAAGTTCATTGCTAATCGTTCCTAGAGATATTAATGGCAGACCCGTTCAAACGACAGCTAAAAAATTAGAGAAGTTACCTTTTGGATTAGGAAGATGGATTGGTAAGCAAGTAAGAAAAATTGTTATTGGTGATCTATCTAAATATGGAGTTTCAATATCTAAAAAAGATCCTATTGACCATCTTAAACAAACCGGAAAAACTCCAGTCATTGATTTAGGAACGGTAAAGCAAATAAAATCTGGTAAGATCAAATTAGTAGGGGATATTGAATCTTTTTATGAGTGTGGCGTTCAACTGAAAGACGGAACACAATTAGAAATAGATACTGTAATTCTAGCAACAGGATATAGAGCAAAAGTGGAACAGTTTATAGAGAATACAGAAGGATTATTTGATCGATACAATGTTCCTAAAAACGCAATTGGAAATGGAGACCATAAGGGGTTATTTTTTGTAGGTTTTGATAATTACAAACTTGGTGGAATTCTGGGAACAATCTTTAATGATTCTAAAACAATTGTAACAAAAATTTTGAAAAGTTGTAAGTAATTTCACTGTTTACAGTGTATAATTCTTTTAATGATTATATGAAGTTTGTAGCATGCTTTTATAAATCATTTAATACTATTTATATATGAAATATAGACTACTTCTTTTATTACTAGTATTAACAGGAAGTCAGTTCTTAAGCGCTCAGCAAGTATTAAGACCATTTGTTGCACATTATGGTGATAATCTTGTTTGTGATAATTTTCCAGCTATTTCAGAAGATGGGTTGCATTATCTGATTATCTACAGTCAATATTCTTGTTGTGTTGATTTAGGATTTTCGTTACAAAAGATACGTTCCAGTGATGGAAAGTTGTTAGATGAAATTATTCTGTCACCAAGTGAAGAGGCTGATGAATTTATGGTTGCAAAACAAAAGTCTATTTATGAAAAAGTAAAGAAACTTTTAGAGAGTGATAACTATTATACATTAAAAGAGATTCTAAAATTTGATCAAAAAGTAGATCCTATTGATAATAAGATGTACGTAGAAGTCAATGTATCTAATGAAGTGTGTAAAAGTGAAAAATTTATATTACCTCAAGTAAATTCCCATGGTTTTTGCTGTAATGGAGGTACCGATATTCATGAAAATTGTTTGTTATATCAAAGCATAGTAAATGTTTCTTTATCTGTCGAACATAAGATGTTTTTAATAGAAACTGGATTAGCTCAAGTTGCAGATGGTTGTGATCAAGGACCATTTTATCGTATGATTCCGATTACTAAAAATTAACTATTATAATGATTCATTATCCAAAACAGCTAAAGCCAGTTTTATTGTATTATAATCCATTGCTTGTTCGAAATGTTCGAAATAGGGTTTTAGAGTTTCAGGACTATCCAGCGTTTCTTTTGCTTCTTTTACCGAAATGATATCTTCTTTACTTACAAATTGTTTTAAATCAATATCTTCACCATCATTGTATAATTTCATAATATGAGAAAAAACGGTAGACTGTGCCAGTTTTCTTTCTTGTGCAATTTCTTCTATGGATAATCCTTGTTGATATAGATGCAAGGTTTCTTTGTGAGAATTCCCCTTATTCTTATTGGTTTTCTTTTTCTTTTT
Coding sequences:
- a CDS encoding tRNA pseudouridine(38-40) synthase TruA produces the protein MFRKRFYYIIQLQYLGFRYHGWQKQPNVNTLQRMVERTINYVLETKDFKVLAAGRTDAKVSANEAYIELFVDHTPLELKDFFDLFNQNLPQDIRAISIQETDEQFNIIQHPKIKEYIYLFTFGKKFHPFSAPFMYNITEDLNIDLMVTAAKLFEGKHNFRSYCHRPNENTIVHGEIIQCEIVKNTLYTASFFPEESYLLRVKGEGFKRNQIRLMMGVLLDLGKGKIDIDFIKQTLDPDREKITLEHIVPGSGLILNSVTLKNEIL
- a CDS encoding MOSC domain-containing protein, which codes for MKVVSTNIGEPQTISWRGKEVKTGIYKYPVIEPIFLDTEDVKGDHVMDRRVHGGVDKACYLYAAEHYPYWKGKYPDLDWSYGMFGENLTVLGLDEGIIKIGDVYQLGDAIVQVSQPRQPCYKLGVRFGTQTVLKQFIEAMMPGVYLRVLTSGEVKTDDVLMAEEIHKDGISIRDMYRLLYDQNSYLDLAKKALDNPFVTVNNKKSILNRYGSSISK
- a CDS encoding NAD(P)/FAD-dependent oxidoreductase, whose amino-acid sequence is MNTREVKNLIVGAGPAGLAIAGRFRKQSIPFEIVEQTDKIAWSWHNHYDRLLLHTVKELSHLPHLEFPEEFPRYVPKAKLAAYYESYAKHFNIKPRFNLEVQSIKKENDYWIVTTNKENYKSYNVIVATGVNRIPFLPVWKNQENYKGEIIHSRHYKNVIPFKNKKVLIIGMGNTGAELALDLSEHDIDVTISVRSSLLIVPRDINGRPVQTTAKKLEKLPFGLGRWIGKQVRKIVIGDLSKYGVSISKKDPIDHLKQTGKTPVIDLGTVKQIKSGKIKLVGDIESFYECGVQLKDGTQLEIDTVILATGYRAKVEQFIENTEGLFDRYNVPKNAIGNGDHKGLFFVGFDNYKLGGILGTIFNDSKTIVTKILKSCK